One part of the Streptococcus sp. oral taxon 431 genome encodes these proteins:
- a CDS encoding TetR/AcrR family transcriptional regulator, with protein MAERRISENSLENLRKSNQESNLLTREAIETALLQLLEKKELTKISISELVKRAGVSRAAFYRNYDSKEEILESVFKRSVHNIMEQLSHYDVKTDLYLVWVRLFREAKKEAKVIQLALDYHLEKIFVQAMQEFLEKYYGKSKGVSSYLHSFWSSAIVSVLLKWIKDGMKVPAEKIADLRLPFFKK; from the coding sequence ATGGCCGAACGAAGAATTTCTGAAAATTCGCTTGAAAATCTCAGAAAATCCAATCAAGAATCCAATTTACTGACCAGAGAAGCTATCGAAACAGCTCTCTTACAACTTTTGGAGAAAAAGGAATTAACAAAGATTAGCATTTCCGAATTGGTAAAACGAGCTGGTGTTTCCCGTGCGGCCTTTTATCGAAACTATGACTCCAAAGAAGAGATTTTAGAAAGTGTCTTTAAACGAAGCGTCCATAACATTATGGAGCAATTGAGTCATTACGATGTTAAAACGGACCTCTATCTGGTTTGGGTTCGCCTCTTTAGAGAAGCCAAGAAAGAGGCGAAGGTTATTCAGCTTGCCTTGGACTACCACTTGGAAAAAATCTTTGTGCAAGCCATGCAAGAATTTTTAGAAAAATACTATGGAAAATCAAAAGGAGTCAGCTCTTACTTGCATTCTTTTTGGAGTTCTGCCATCGTATCAGTTTTGCTTAAATGGATTAAGGATGGAATGAAGGTTCCTGCTGAAAAAATTGCAGATTTACGCCTACCATTTTTCAAAAAATAA
- a CDS encoding YlbG family protein, giving the protein MFQKENRSGLIIYLYYNRDAKKIDNYGDICYHSKKHRYLQLYVPTEEVEELVSRLGKEKFVKKVRRCHIQELETPFVGSLYRNNENVIM; this is encoded by the coding sequence ATGTTTCAAAAAGAGAATCGGTCTGGTCTGATTATCTACCTATACTATAATCGTGATGCAAAAAAAATCGATAATTATGGTGATATTTGTTACCACTCAAAAAAACACCGTTATCTGCAACTTTATGTCCCAACAGAAGAAGTGGAAGAACTGGTTAGCCGTTTAGGAAAAGAGAAATTTGTCAAAAAAGTGAGACGATGTCATATCCAAGAATTGGAAACTCCCTTTGTTGGTAGTCTCTACAGAAATAACGAAAACGTTATCATGTAA
- the upp gene encoding uracil phosphoribosyltransferase gives MGKLEVINHPLIQHKLSILRRTDTSTKAFRELVDEIAMLMGYEVLRDLPLEDVEIETPITKTVQKQLAGKKLAIVPILRAGIGMVDGLLSLVPAAKVGHIGMYRDEETLQPVEYLVKLPEDIDQRQIFVVDPMLATGGSAILAVDSLKKRGASNIKFVCLVSAPEGVKALQEAHPDVEIFTAALDERLNEHGYIVPGLGDAGDRLFGTK, from the coding sequence ATGGGAAAACTTGAAGTCATTAATCATCCACTCATTCAACACAAATTGTCAATCTTGCGTCGCACAGACACTTCTACAAAAGCTTTTCGTGAGTTAGTAGATGAAATTGCTATGTTGATGGGATATGAAGTGCTTCGTGATCTTCCGCTTGAAGACGTTGAAATCGAAACACCTATCACAAAAACAGTCCAAAAACAATTGGCTGGTAAAAAATTGGCAATTGTTCCAATCTTGCGTGCGGGTATCGGGATGGTCGATGGGCTGTTGAGCTTGGTTCCAGCAGCCAAAGTTGGACATATTGGTATGTACCGTGACGAAGAAACTCTTCAACCAGTAGAATACTTGGTTAAATTACCTGAAGATATCGACCAACGTCAAATTTTTGTGGTTGACCCTATGCTTGCAACAGGTGGTTCTGCAATCTTGGCTGTTGATTCCCTCAAAAAACGTGGAGCATCAAACATCAAATTTGTCTGCCTTGTATCTGCTCCAGAAGGTGTAAAAGCTCTTCAAGAAGCTCACCCAGATGTAGAAATCTTTACAGCAGCTTTGGATGAACGCTTGAACGAACATGGCTATATCGTTCCAGGTCTTGGTGACGCTGGAGACCGTTTGTTCGGAACTAAGTAA
- a CDS encoding branched-chain amino acid ABC transporter permease — MLQQLVNGLILGSVYALLALGYTMVYGIIKLINFAHGDIYMMGAFMGYFLINSLQLNFFVALILSMIGTAILGVIIEFLAYRPLRHSTRISVLITAIGVSFLLEYGMVYLVGANTRAFPQAIQTVRYDLGPISLTNIQLLILTVSLVLMVLLQLIVQKTKMGKAMRAVSVDSDAAQLMGINVNRTISFTFALGSALAGAAGVLIALYYNSLEPLMGMTPGIKSFVAAVLGGIGIIPGAALGGFVIGLLETFATAFGMSDFRDAIVYGILLLILVVRPAGILGKNVKEKV; from the coding sequence ATGCTTCAACAACTTGTCAATGGTCTAATCTTGGGGAGTGTCTATGCGCTGCTAGCCCTAGGTTATACTATGGTTTATGGAATTATCAAGCTCATTAACTTTGCCCACGGTGATATTTATATGATGGGTGCTTTCATGGGTTATTTCTTGATTAATTCCTTGCAATTAAATTTCTTTGTTGCCTTGATCTTATCGATGATCGGTACTGCAATTCTCGGTGTTATCATTGAGTTCCTAGCTTATCGTCCATTACGTCATTCAACTCGTATCTCTGTACTGATTACAGCTATCGGGGTATCCTTCTTACTGGAGTATGGGATGGTCTATCTGGTAGGTGCCAATACACGTGCCTTTCCTCAAGCAATCCAAACAGTGCGTTATGATTTGGGACCAATCAGTCTAACAAATATTCAATTGTTGATTTTGACTGTCTCACTTGTTTTGATGGTTCTTCTACAACTCATCGTACAAAAAACTAAGATGGGGAAAGCCATGCGTGCCGTTTCTGTAGATAGTGATGCTGCTCAGCTGATGGGGATTAACGTGAACCGTACAATCAGTTTCACCTTTGCATTGGGTTCAGCTCTAGCTGGTGCAGCGGGTGTCTTGATTGCACTTTACTATAACTCTCTTGAACCATTGATGGGAATGACTCCAGGTATTAAATCATTTGTGGCTGCCGTTCTTGGTGGTATCGGAATTATCCCTGGTGCAGCTCTGGGTGGCTTTGTTATTGGTCTTTTGGAGACATTTGCTACCGCCTTCGGAATGTCAGATTTCCGTGATGCCATCGTGTATGGAATCTTGCTCTTAATCTTGGTTGTTCGCCCAGCTGGTATCCTCGGTAAGAATGTGAAAGAGAAGGTGTAA
- the clpP gene encoding ATP-dependent Clp protease proteolytic subunit ClpP, giving the protein MIPVVIEQTSRGERSYDIYSRLLKDRIIMLTGPVEDNMANSVIAQLLFLDAQDSTKDIYLYVNTPGGSVSAGLAIVDTMNFIKADVQTIVMGMAASMGTIIASSGAKGKRFMLPNAEYMIHQPMGGTGGGTQQTDMAIAAEHLLKTRKTLEQILADNSGKSVEQIHADAERDYWMSAQETLDYGFIDEIMANNSLN; this is encoded by the coding sequence ATGATTCCTGTAGTTATTGAACAAACAAGTCGTGGAGAACGTTCATACGACATTTACTCACGTCTTTTAAAAGATCGTATCATTATGTTGACTGGACCAGTCGAAGACAATATGGCAAACTCAGTTATCGCCCAATTGCTTTTCTTGGATGCCCAAGATAGTACAAAAGATATCTACCTTTATGTGAATACTCCAGGTGGTTCTGTATCAGCTGGTTTAGCAATCGTTGATACTATGAACTTTATCAAGGCAGATGTCCAAACCATTGTTATGGGGATGGCTGCTTCAATGGGAACAATCATCGCTTCAAGTGGAGCAAAGGGCAAACGTTTCATGCTTCCAAATGCCGAATACATGATTCACCAACCGATGGGTGGTACAGGCGGTGGTACACAGCAAACAGATATGGCGATTGCTGCTGAACACTTGCTTAAAACTCGTAAGACTTTGGAGCAAATTCTTGCAGATAATTCTGGTAAATCAGTTGAGCAAATCCATGCAGATGCTGAACGTGATTACTGGATGAGCGCTCAAGAAACTCTTGACTACGGTTTTATTGACGAAATTATGGCTAATAATTCTTTGAATTAA
- a CDS encoding deoxycytidylate deaminase codes for MTEKRLAWDEYFAAQALLIANRSTCKRAKVGAVLVKDNKVISTGYNGSVSGTEHCIDHDCLVIEGHCVRTLHAEVNAILQGAERGVPKGFTAYVTHFPCLNCTKQLLQVGCERVVYINQYRMDDYAQYLYREKGTELTHLSLETVQAALQEADLI; via the coding sequence ATGACAGAAAAAAGACTGGCTTGGGATGAGTATTTTGCTGCTCAAGCTCTATTAATTGCCAATCGTTCAACCTGTAAACGCGCTAAGGTAGGAGCTGTTTTAGTCAAGGATAATAAGGTGATTTCAACAGGATACAATGGTTCTGTATCAGGAACGGAGCACTGTATTGACCACGACTGTCTGGTGATTGAGGGCCACTGTGTGCGCACTCTTCATGCAGAGGTAAATGCTATACTACAAGGAGCCGAACGTGGCGTTCCAAAAGGATTTACAGCCTACGTTACACATTTTCCATGCCTCAACTGCACCAAGCAATTGCTTCAGGTAGGTTGTGAGCGTGTCGTGTATATCAATCAATACCGTATGGATGACTACGCCCAGTATCTCTATCGTGAAAAAGGTACCGAGTTGACCCATTTATCGCTAGAGACAGTACAAGCAGCTCTTCAAGAAGCAGATTTGATTTAG
- a CDS encoding DegV family protein: MTWKIVADSGCDYHQLANPAIDTEFISVPLTIQVADQVFIDDASLDIDKMMETMYATSEASKSACPSPDDYLRAFEGAKHIFVVTITGTLSGSQNSAQLAKNLYLEEHPDTQIHVIDSLSAGGEVDLIVEKINDLIDQGLSFEEVVNAITAYQEKTKLLFVLAKVDNLVKNGRLSKLIGTVVGLLNIRMVGEASETGTLELLQKARGAKKSLQAAYEELIKAGYAGGRIVMAHRSNDKFCQQLSELLREKFPQADIKVLPTSGLCSFYAEEGGLLMGYEID; this comes from the coding sequence ATGACTTGGAAGATTGTGGCAGATTCTGGTTGTGATTATCATCAACTGGCAAATCCAGCAATTGATACTGAATTCATCAGTGTTCCTTTAACCATTCAAGTGGCTGATCAAGTCTTTATTGATGATGCTAGTCTTGATATTGACAAAATGATGGAAACCATGTATGCAACTTCTGAAGCTTCAAAATCAGCTTGTCCTAGTCCTGATGATTACTTGCGAGCATTTGAAGGGGCAAAACATATTTTTGTAGTGACCATTACCGGAACTCTTTCTGGTAGTCAAAACAGCGCTCAATTAGCTAAGAATCTCTATCTCGAAGAACATCCTGATACTCAGATTCATGTTATTGACAGCTTGTCTGCTGGTGGGGAAGTTGATCTAATCGTTGAGAAAATCAATGATTTGATTGACCAAGGACTTTCTTTTGAAGAAGTGGTTAATGCTATTACTGCTTACCAAGAAAAAACTAAGTTATTGTTCGTTCTCGCTAAGGTTGATAATCTGGTTAAGAATGGTCGCTTGAGTAAACTGATCGGTACAGTTGTTGGGCTCCTCAATATTCGTATGGTTGGAGAAGCAAGTGAAACTGGAACCTTGGAACTCCTCCAAAAGGCTCGTGGTGCTAAAAAATCTCTTCAAGCTGCCTATGAAGAGTTAATCAAGGCTGGCTACGCTGGTGGGCGTATCGTCATGGCTCACCGCAGTAATGATAAATTCTGCCAACAGCTCTCAGAACTCTTGCGTGAAAAATTCCCACAAGCTGATATTAAGGTTCTCCCAACTTCTGGCCTCTGCAGTTTTTATGCAGAAGAGGGTGGACTCCTCATGGGATATGAAATTGACTAA
- a CDS encoding ABC transporter substrate-binding protein translates to MKKKFALSLVALASVAVLAACGEVKSGASNSTGNPVDEKVVKIGFNFEETGAVASYGTSEQKGAQLAVDEINAAGGIDGKQIEVVDKDNKSETAEAASVSTNLVTQSKVAAIVGPATSGATAAAVANATQAGVPLISPSATQDGLTKGQDFLFIGTFQDSFQGKIISNYVTNKLNAKKVVLYTDNSSDYAKGIAKSFRDSFSGEIVADETFVSGDTDFQAALTKIKDKDFDAIVLPGYYTEAGKIVNQARGMGIDKPIIGGDGFNGAEFVQQATAERASNIYFISGFSTTVEVSDKAKAFLEAYRAKYNEDPSTFSALAYDSVYLVANAAKGAKTSVDIKNNLAKTQNFEGVTGQTSFDAEHNTVKTAFMMTMNNGKVEAAEVVKP, encoded by the coding sequence ATGAAGAAAAAATTTGCCTTGTCACTTGTAGCTCTTGCAAGTGTGGCTGTTTTAGCAGCTTGTGGAGAAGTGAAGTCAGGAGCTTCAAACTCAACTGGTAACCCAGTGGATGAGAAAGTCGTTAAAATTGGTTTCAACTTTGAAGAAACTGGTGCTGTAGCATCTTACGGTACATCTGAACAAAAAGGTGCCCAACTTGCAGTTGATGAAATTAACGCAGCAGGTGGTATCGATGGAAAACAAATCGAAGTAGTAGACAAAGATAACAAATCTGAAACTGCTGAAGCTGCTTCAGTTTCAACAAACCTTGTTACTCAATCTAAAGTAGCAGCTATCGTAGGACCTGCAACTTCAGGTGCAACTGCAGCAGCAGTAGCAAATGCTACACAAGCTGGAGTTCCATTGATTTCTCCAAGTGCTACTCAAGATGGTTTGACAAAAGGTCAAGATTTCCTTTTCATCGGAACATTCCAAGATAGCTTCCAAGGGAAAATCATTTCTAACTATGTTACAAACAAGTTGAACGCTAAGAAAGTAGTCTTATATACAGATAACTCAAGTGACTACGCTAAAGGAATTGCAAAATCATTCCGTGATTCATTCTCAGGCGAAATCGTAGCAGATGAAACATTTGTATCAGGTGACACTGACTTCCAAGCAGCTTTGACAAAAATCAAAGATAAAGACTTTGATGCAATCGTATTGCCTGGTTACTACACAGAAGCTGGTAAAATTGTAAACCAAGCTCGTGGTATGGGAATTGATAAACCAATCATTGGTGGTGATGGATTCAACGGTGCAGAGTTTGTTCAACAAGCAACAGCTGAACGCGCATCAAATATCTACTTCATCTCAGGATTCTCAACTACTGTAGAGGTTTCAGATAAAGCAAAAGCCTTCCTTGAAGCTTACCGTGCAAAATACAACGAAGATCCTTCAACATTTTCAGCTCTTGCTTATGACTCAGTTTACCTTGTAGCTAATGCAGCAAAAGGGGCAAAAACTTCAGTTGATATCAAGAACAATCTTGCTAAAACACAAAACTTCGAAGGTGTTACAGGTCAAACAAGCTTTGATGCAGAACACAACACTGTGAAAACAGCCTTCATGATGACCATGAATAATGGTAAAGTAGAAGCGGCAGAAGTCGTAAAACCATAA